TCGTGAGTATGCAGCAGCAGAACGCGCGAGCCGCGGGGGTGGTGGAGCGGCTGCCGGTGCCTCAGCTCATCGAGGAGGCGCTGCGCCTGAACGCCGCGTCGTTCGAGCGCAAGGGCATCCACATCGAGCGGGAGTACGGCGAGGTGCCTCCCATCTTCGTGGATCGGCACAAGTTGTTGCAGATTCTCATCAACCTGCTGAGCAACGCGAGGGACTCGCTGCTGGAGAGCGGCAATCCGGACAAGCGTCTGACCATCCGCATCCGGCTGAGTGAGGGAGGAGAACGGCTCATCATCGAGGTGGCCGACAATGGCCTGGGCATCGCGTCGGAGAACCTGACGCGCCTCTTCTCGCAGGGCTTCACGACGAAGAAGACGGGGCACGGCTTCGGGCTGCACATCAGCGCGCTCTCGGCCGAGGAGATGAGCGGGCACCTGTCGTGCACGAGCGAGGGGCCGGGTCGGGGAGCGACCTTCACGCTCGAGCTGCCGGTGGAGGGCCCGAGCGAAAAACGGGAGACGTCGGTGTCTCCCGAGCATGCCTGACAGCGCCCTCAGGCCGAGGTGATGCCGCGCTCCTGCATGTACTTGACGAGGGAGGCGCGGGCCTGGGCCTGGACCTTGTTGCGCAGGAAGGGAGACCACCCGAGCAGGAGTCCGACGGGGCCGAGGGATTGGCGGGACCAGGTCCAGAAGTCGAACCGGTCGGTGTGGCGGAGGATCTTTCCGTCCTTGAATTCGAACTCGGCGTCGATGCGGTTGAGGACCTTCCGGCCGGTGCCGCTGAAGGTATAGCGGGCATCCCAATGGGCGCGGCCGGTGCGGTCATCGGCCTGGACGTCGCGGAAGGAGAGCTCGAGGTCCTTGCCGCGCTCGCAGAGCATCTTCCACATGGAGGAGACCTGGGCGCCGCGGAGGCCGGGGAAGGCGGGGTCGGAGAACTCGGCGTCGGGGTGGTAGCAGGCGGCCATGGCCTGGGAGTCGCGGCGTTGGAAGGCGGAGTAGAAGTCGGTGAGGAGTTGGGCGTGAGGGTGCATGGGGCGTGTGTAACAGACGGACGCCGCGTGTGCGCTATCTCTGGGAGTCGAGGCGGAAACAGGAGGCGCACACGGGGGCTCGCGCGGGGGCGTGCCCGGTGTAGAAGGGACCTTCACGCGCGAACACGCAGGGAGAAAGAGAAACGGTATGGCTCGCGACATCGTCATCTGGCCCAACAAGGTGCTGACCACGCAGACGAAGCCGGTGACGGACTTCGGGGACACGCTCACGAAGTTATTGGAGGAGATGTTCGAGTCGATGAAGGAGGCGGAGGGGATCGGGATCGCGGCGAACCAGGTGGGGGTGTCGCTGAGGTGTTCGTGGGTGGGGAGGGAGGACGGGACGTTCTTCGAGATCATCAACCCGCAGATTTTGGAGAAATCGGGGCCGGTGACGTTGGAGGAGGGGTGCCTGTCGGTGCCGGACCAGTACGAGAAGACGCCGCGGTTCCACAAGGTGAAGGTGAAGTACCAGGACCGAGCGGGGGAGTGGCACGAGCTGGAGGCGGAGGGTCGGTTGGCGCACGTGCTGCAGCACGAGATCGATCACCTGGACGGGCACGTGTTCGTGGATCACCTGTCGAACCTGAAGAGAGGCCTGATCCTGGAGAAGATGAAGAAGCTGCAGAAGGTGATGAGTCGGAGGAAGGAAGCGAAGAAGGAGTAGCCAGCGCCAACCCCAACCCCCCAACCCCCCAACCCCCACTCCAAAACCACTCCCTCTCCCCCTGGGAGAGGGTCGGGGTGAGGGTATACAGCCCCGTGTTCAGCCCCGTGTTCCCGAGCGTCGAAGGCCCCGAGGCTCAAAGGGCGGAGCTGTTGAGACTGGCGCGCAGGGCGGTGCGGAGTGCGGACAGGAGGCGAGCGGAGAGGGAGCGGTAGGTGTCGCCGGCCTCTCCAGGGAAGTCCAGGTCGTTCCAGGCGCCGAT
This is a stretch of genomic DNA from Archangium violaceum. It encodes these proteins:
- a CDS encoding nuclear transport factor 2 family protein, which encodes MHPHAQLLTDFYSAFQRRDSQAMAACYHPDAEFSDPAFPGLRGAQVSSMWKMLCERGKDLELSFRDVQADDRTGRAHWDARYTFSGTGRKVLNRIDAEFEFKDGKILRHTDRFDFWTWSRQSLGPVGLLLGWSPFLRNKVQAQARASLVKYMQERGITSA
- the def gene encoding peptide deformylase; translation: MARDIVIWPNKVLTTQTKPVTDFGDTLTKLLEEMFESMKEAEGIGIAANQVGVSLRCSWVGREDGTFFEIINPQILEKSGPVTLEEGCLSVPDQYEKTPRFHKVKVKYQDRAGEWHELEAEGRLAHVLQHEIDHLDGHVFVDHLSNLKRGLILEKMKKLQKVMSRRKEAKKE